From the Jatrophihabitans endophyticus genome, one window contains:
- a CDS encoding M50 family metallopeptidase gives MPSWLLYTLGVVIFAFGLLLSIALHEVGHMVPAKKFGVKVTQYMVGFGPTMWSRKRGDTEYGLKAVPLGGYIRMIGMVPPRADGRRSRWPRRMATAVEDFRQVSRAEVQPGDEERQFYRLTPGKKMIVMVGGPTMNLLIYLVLTIIVLTTLGVAKERPPTLTITSIEKCVVAANRTDVDPNECPVGSEAPAYRKLQPGDTVLAVDGTPVTSWDGLVSRVETSAGAPLRMTIRRDGITRTVTVTPVRNLKRVVDGKGGTKLATTGYLGVSPVIPRYYDTLSLTEIPGEIGRQLHLGVSALARYPEKIGNLFGTVFQGEKRDPEGAVGVVGIGRISGDLAESKAITTKDKVASLLGLLASVNLLLFFFNLLPLLPLDGGHVAGAIVEAVKRGRARLRARSQPPLVGPDGGAVRPARPQIFVDTAQMLPVMYGVASVLVVLTLLTLYADIVSPIRLLGG, from the coding sequence ATGCCCTCGTGGTTGCTCTACACCCTCGGTGTCGTCATCTTCGCCTTCGGCCTGCTGCTGTCGATCGCGCTGCACGAGGTCGGCCACATGGTGCCGGCGAAGAAGTTCGGCGTGAAGGTGACGCAGTACATGGTCGGCTTCGGTCCGACGATGTGGTCGCGCAAGCGCGGCGACACCGAGTACGGCCTGAAGGCGGTTCCGCTCGGCGGCTACATCCGCATGATCGGGATGGTGCCGCCTCGCGCCGACGGTCGGCGCTCCCGCTGGCCCCGGCGCATGGCCACCGCGGTCGAGGACTTCCGCCAGGTCAGCCGGGCCGAGGTGCAGCCCGGCGACGAGGAGCGCCAGTTCTACCGGCTGACGCCGGGCAAGAAGATGATCGTCATGGTCGGGGGCCCGACCATGAACCTGCTCATCTACCTCGTCCTGACTATCATCGTGCTCACCACGCTCGGGGTGGCCAAGGAACGGCCGCCGACGCTGACGATCACCTCGATCGAGAAGTGCGTGGTGGCGGCGAACCGAACCGATGTCGACCCGAACGAGTGCCCGGTCGGCTCCGAGGCGCCCGCCTACAGGAAGCTGCAGCCGGGCGACACGGTCCTCGCGGTCGACGGCACGCCGGTCACCAGTTGGGACGGGCTGGTGTCGCGGGTCGAGACGTCGGCCGGCGCGCCGTTGCGTATGACGATCCGCCGTGACGGCATCACACGGACGGTCACGGTCACGCCGGTGCGCAACCTCAAGCGCGTCGTCGACGGCAAGGGCGGCACGAAGCTCGCGACGACCGGGTACCTCGGCGTGTCGCCGGTCATCCCGCGCTACTACGACACCCTGTCGCTCACCGAGATCCCCGGCGAGATCGGCCGCCAGCTCCACCTCGGCGTCAGCGCGCTGGCCCGCTACCCGGAGAAGATCGGCAACCTGTTCGGCACCGTCTTCCAGGGCGAGAAGCGCGATCCCGAGGGCGCCGTGGGCGTGGTCGGCATCGGTCGCATCTCCGGCGATCTCGCCGAGAGCAAGGCCATCACCACCAAGGACAAGGTGGCCTCGCTGCTCGGCCTGCTCGCGAGCGTCAACCTGCTGCTGTTCTTCTTCAACCTGCTGCCGCTGCTGCCGCTCGACGGCGGTCACGTGGCGGGGGCGATCGTCGAGGCGGTCAAGCGCGGCCGCGCCCGGCTGCGGGCCCGCAGCCAGCCGCCGCTGGTCGGGCCCGACGGGGGAGCGGTGCGGCCCGCGCGGCCACAGATCTTCGTGGACACCGCGCAGATGCTGCCGGTGATGTACGGCGTCGCGTCGGTGCTCGTCGTGCTCACCCTGCTCACGCTGTACGCCGACATCGTCAGCCCGATCCGTCTCCTCGGCGGCTGA